CTATATCTCTACATTAACAAGGCTTAATTATCTATTCAATGGAGATGTTTTTGATAAATACATCGATAAGAAAGAGTCTGACCGGAGCAAGTCTGTTTATGATTATTTAAACCAGCGCATAAAGACATTGCAAATAATGTTATCGAACCTTGATTCGGAAGATGGGCAAAATCTAGAAAATATTTCTGATCTTCTCTCACACGAAGACAATCTGTTGGCCGAAATCCAGAAGCTCAATGAACAATTAGATGGGGTTCGTAATGAGATTAGAACCAAGGATATTGAAAAAAATACTGTTAGCATGGATATAGATAAATATCGTATTTTAAGAAATCAATATAATTCTAAAGCTCAGAGAATGAATTTTATTGCAGATGCTATAGCCAACGAGCGCAATTCTGCTCATTTATGCCCAATTTGTCATAGTAACATGAAAATCGATTTGAATACTCCTGAACTATCTTCCGTGATAAAGGAATATCAAAATAATGTCAATCGTTCTGAAGAGCTTAATGTACTATTGAGTAGCTTAGAAAACCGTTATTTGGATATATGTAGGGATTATTCAAATTTAAAAAATCTCGAAGGTGATTTGGAATTTAATATTAAACAGCATAAAACTGATTATGCTGAAGTATCAGCTCTAATAAAGGGTGTGTGTGATGGTGCAGAAACACGCGCAAAAGGGATAAGAGCAAAACTTGAATTAGAGTCGCTTCAGAGCCAATTATCTAAAAATCCAGAGATTAAATACGAGGCTTTTGAATCAAAATGTATAAATCAGTTATTTAAAGAACTGGTGGAGAATGAACTAAGTGATTCTTTAAAAAAATGTTTTGGTTATTCAGATATCAAACTTGACAATCAATGGAATCCCATACTAGACAATAAAGCGAAAAGCACGCATGGTTCTGGATATCGCGGCCTAATCAATTCACTCACATTACTAGCCATCGCGGTAGTCCTGAAACGTAACGGTTCATTTCCTGGCTTCATAATAATAGATTCACCATTAACAGCATTTAGTGAAAATAATAACAAAAGTTGTATCGCGTTAAGATTTCTTGAATACTTGAAAAATTGTTCTAAAGAAATACAAATTATAATTGCAGAGAACAATGAGAATATTGCAAACGAATTAGAAACGAAATATAATGATAACACGATATTTTTCACAAAATCGAATAATGGCAGATATGGGTTGTTAAATGATTATAGCCTAGGGCCTTAATTCCCCGTTCATTGAGGAAAACTGAAGAAAAAGAATATATTCAGAGAATCAAAAAGATCTTCCTATATAGCCTCCTTTATTATTTTTTAATGTCTGCGGAATAATGCAACTAATACCAGTGCTCCGAATAAAACTATTGCTACGCCACCTGCAATTGTCAGCATTCCAAGAGTTTTACCTGCGTCTTCTATTTCCTGAGCGGCTTCATTCCATGATTCAAAAACTGCTGTATATGTTTTAGACTGATCTGCGGTAACTGTGCGTGTAGGGGAGGTATTACCATCTTCTTCCCATTTTACAAACCGATAATTGTCTTTGGCAACGGCTTTTAATTGTACAGACTGTCCAGGATTATATGATCCTCCTCCTGTAACTGTGCCGCCATGGATATTCGAATAACTAACGTATACTGCACCATTGAATGTTTTTTCCTTGACGGTTATTGTAACTTTTGTTGTACTAGGAGAAGGTGTGGGGGTGGGTGTAGAACCGGATTGATAAGATTTCCAGGTTGCATACACGATAGTATTTTCAGTAGGTGTAATACTTGACACAGTCTTTCCTGAAGGTGAGAGTGACCAGCCTGCAAATGTTTTTCCTGGAGGTGCTGAAAAGTAGTTATTGGTAGTACCTACCCAGTATGAACTACCGACATTAGTAACAATTGGTGAACGATATCCTGTTCCGCCGTTAGAATCAAAGGTAATTGTTACTTTCCAAATTGCGTATACTTTCGTATCTGAGCTGATCTTATTGATAGTTGAAATTGGAGTGCCATTTTTTGAAGTAGACCATCCACCGAAAGTTAATCCTGTTTTCGTAAATGTAGTAGTTGAGGGCAAGATTACATTTTGATTATACTCGGTTTTTATAGGTATTTGACTCCCTGTTCCGCCGTTAGAATCAAAGGTTACGCTGAACGATTTGATTTCCCATTTGGTAGAATAAAGAAGCGTATAGTTGGGCATAGTTGCGGCAGGTGTTGTATTAAGGCCTGTGCAAGTATAGCCTATCGCCTCGATAGTGGGTATCGTAACCGATTGACCGTAGGAGAAATATTTCAATAAACAATCATCGCGTATTGCCCACCCATCAGGAATAGATGAAAGGTCGTGGCCCACTAAATCCAGAGATACGTGAGGCATTTGAACATATTTGATTGTTGTTTGAGAAGTTTTATAAGAATCTAAGAAACCACTTTCGCAGATGGAATATACGGTTACTGTTTTATTGCTACCATATGTTCCTACTGCAAAACACGATTTATTAAGTGTGGGGACCCCATACAGATATACTGTTGTTAAAGAGGATACATCATAAAACGCCGATTCACCAATTGTCTGAACAGATGCAGGAATGATAGCAGTTTGAATCCTCTCGCTCCCATAACATAACTGTGCAGGTATTTTTTTCACTCCCTCTCCTATGTGTAGGGTTATCTTAGATCCCACTGGTTGACCGGTGTTGGTTCCAAAAATGTATGGATATGATTTAAAATCGTTTAATTCTCTGGCATTATAATACACCGATGAGATATTCTTGGTATCCAAAAAAGCTCCTACGCCCATAGATGTGACATTTTCCGGGATAGTGATAGATGTCAGTGCGCTACATTTGTTAAAAGCACGCTCGCCTATTGTCAGCAAAGATGAAGGAAGAGATACCGATTTTAAAGAGCTGCATACTTCGAAGGCGTTATTCCCAATCGATGTGACGCCCGCGGACATTTTTAATGTAGTTAAAGAGGTACAATTAGTAAAGGCATAATTTCCTATAGTTTCTACAGAATCTGGCAGAGATATGTTCTTAATTGAATTACAATAAAAGAATGCGTAATTGCCAATGCTTTTTACATTTCCTTCAAATGTGATGGTAGTAATCTTACTGGTTTTAGGACTATAGCTGAAGCTGTATCTGAACATCTCATCTGGGATTGAAACGACGTGGGGACCGAAGGTCACAGTCATTGATGTTGCGCTTTGGCCAATTTCTCCAAATCTATAGCCATAATCTGTACCCGAAAGAGATGGCGCATCGTAGTAAAGTGAAGTAACATATTTACAAGATGCAAATGCATCTTTTCCAATTGTTTTTATTGTGTGTGGGATTGATATTGTAGCTAATGATGAGCTATTGTAAAATGCCTTTTCCTCGATTGCTGTAACAGAAAATTCTGTACCGAGGTAGTTTATTGTAGCTGGAATTGTAGCATTAGACAGGGTATTGGAAACTGGAGCCAGTAATTTGACTGTAGAACTAGATGTAGTAACGTATTTGTAGTCACCAGAGGTTATTTCGGCTCCAGCTGCCTCGACTTCTTCTGAAGATGAAATCGTGATTGCACCAATGATGGATAATGCAGAAATAATCAGCACAACTGGTAATATGCGTGTCACACCAAACCGAGTTGAACCGTCAGCATGCCAGAACCGTTTATCCATATACGTTAATAGTTAGATGGATACTAAAAGTCTACGTTGTTATATAGGGCAGTTGTGACAAAGCTGGTATCATTTTAGTAAGGTCCTGGGCAGTCAGGGTCGAGATATTTAGATTTCATTCATGTAATCAAGCAAAAAATGTTTGATTTTTGCATTCCTCTTCCTGACGAATTCTAGATTCCCTAACATCCAAGAATGGTATTCTATGTGGTCATGGGGAAAAGGATCTTTCTCGAACAATTCAGTTTTTAGCCACAGATTAACTTCCGAATATTCTTTAGAAACACAATCCTGCAGGAAGAAGAATTCAACATAACCCTTGAAGTCCACGAAAAGATCGAAGAAGTCCCTGTCCTGTTCGAGGCACCAGGATATGGGGCTTTCCTCTCCGGCATAGTATCTCCTTATGCATTCGAGAGTCAGGTCCCAGCGGTCGGCGATGTATCTGTTGGTGCCTTTGATCTGATTGATGCTGTTTTTGTGTCTGGGGAAGATGATGGATCCGCCGATGGTGTAAGTCTTGTGGATGAAGTCTTCGATGAAAGCATGATAGTCATCCATGTCTGATTCGACTGATTCGAGAAGCCTCCTACACCTTTCGTATCTGAAACTTGCAGCGATGTTGTCGCTGCTGAATCTCATACCTTTCCATTTCAGATATCCCGAAGGGTCGTCCTCCAGGACCATCCGTTCGCCGTTTGGGAGATCCCTGCTCCAGAGGATCTTGTGGTATTCGCGAAGTGTCGGACTGAATGTATCGGGATCGAGTCTGCCTATGCCGAGGCCGTTGCGTCTTTCCCAGAATCCGTCCCAGTATTCGGGGGTGTCGGAGGTAAAGTCGTAATTTACATCAATACGTTTAGCGCTTTTATGCATAAATTGTCATTTCACATTTTTTCTTTGAGTACAGGCAGGCCTTCTATTACCGGATTGATTTTTTTAGGGATGGTAACTGTTACAAATTCGGTTATTTTCTTTTTCAACTGGTTTTCAATATCTTTATCATCATTAATTTTAAAAGATTCAGAAAATACCCTGGAATACATCCCTGTACTCTGGGCACGGTTCTTTAAATTGTTAGAAAGGTGATCATAGATAATTTGACGCTTTTCAGGATCGATTGCAGGTCCCAACGTTAGTGTAAAGGCCGAGTTGCCTTGGCGATTATTAATAATTTCAAACAACAAAACATCATCACATTTATCAAACCAGTCGCTTGTACCAAGGCCTCCCACCTTTTCCAAGATTAACGGTGTAGTAAATCTGATGTAGCTGTTATTGCTTTTCTTAATAATTACCCCTGGCAAATCTTTGAGAATCCTCTTGATTAGTTCTGCGCGTTTATGGAATGAATCCGGAATGTTTTCAATCAGCAAATCTATTGCTTTTTTGTGCCGTGCATAGATGTCGCTGCACAGTTTCTGAATCTCAGTTTCTTCGTCACCCAACATCTCTTTCAACATCTCCGTATAGTCAGTAATGTAATTCAAACCTGGGCTATCCTTGGGAATACGGCCCGTTATGGAATCTAAAATCCGAATAATCTGAGGGTATCCGATAGGCACCCATTCCTTGTCGATTGCTTCGGACTGATCCAAGGTAAGATACACGAAAAATTTCTTTTTTACCTGCGAGTACAATTCATTAACCGTTACCCGATAATCTGATGTTTGCCCAGGGGATTCTTTTGAACGGATTTTATTCTCTATTACTAATACAAAAGCAGCTTTTTCGGACTCGATTATGATGTCCATATGATGAAGTTCGCGATGAACTATCGCATCGTCGAAATCCATATTATCTATATCGAAAACATCGATCTTCTCTAAACCAGCAGAAGATGCATATTCGAATAAGAATTTTTTTAGGAAAATGTCTCCAAGTTTATGATTTCCGGCCGGATCTAGTAACCATGCTAAAAAATTACTATGCCGTATTTCGTTATTTTCGATTGACAGTATTCTGAAAATATTAACATTGTCGGCAAATGTTTCTAATTTATCCAAAGAATCAGTGTCTAAAAGTAACTGACGTAATACATTTTTGTCTTCTTCGGATTCGTTGATTGTCATGTGTCCCTCTTTATTTTTCGAGTTAGAATTGTTTTTTCAATAATTATTTTTCTTTTTGTATAAGTGTCATTTAACCTACGGAGTGTGATGATAAACGTTATTTCTGATGATTCAACTTATTTTATTTCCTTACTTTCATATTAGCGTGTTATCTGTAAATATGAAGAATATCAAAAAATACGCCTGCTGAACACTCTCTTCTTTTTGAGAAACATAACATAAGTATACCTATAACAACCCGATAAATCTAACATTTTTGTCGAGGTGCTGAGGAAGCACTGATAGTGACTTTATATCAGTTCTTATAAGCCCAATTCGTTTAGGCCCAGATATTTCAAAGAGATTAATTTAATATGATTGTACAATCAATATCTATGGATGGTCAGTTGTTGGAGGTCTTAATTGCCTTATTCGCAATATTTGGTGGACTTTTGCCGATGATCCTCTCTCACCATTATCCGTTTAAAAAATCCCCATTCCAAATTGTTTTTTTATGGAATGGGGGTGAAAACAAAATTGTTGTCCGGAATGTCGGAACTATTATTGTCTTCATTGACGAAATCAAATTACATAAATATCCCGACCTTGGAAAGTTGGGGATAAGAGATATCACTTCTCGTTTTAATATTACTAGAAATTCAACACTATTGCCAGGTAATTACATTGTAGCAACCTTTGATGAGGACGATCTCAAAACGATTGTTTTAGAAAATTATAGATACTGTTTTAATAAAGACTTCAATGGAAAAGGAAAATGTCGGCTTAGTTATAAAATAACACTTGAATCTTCGGAGGGAAATATTGGAACCAAGTGGTTCAAAATAGGTAATAAGTACGGACATTGGCGCTTTTATGATTTTATGTGGAAACAAGGAAGCTATTATCCGACAGGAAAACAGTTTGAACGTTTGTTTTTTGAAAGGTTCATTTACATCCTTGTAGTCTTTTCGGTAATTCTCATTTCAGCCGCATCTGAGACCGATTCTCAAATCTGGAAATGGGCATCATTATTTCTCCCTTTACTGTGCTTATTGATCGGTTGTTTGGGAGCTACAGACGGATATCGTACTAGAGTTAGGGTTGCAATCGATTCATTTGTGTATTCGTTTCCTATAGTGGTATGGGTGTATTACATGATTTTTCTAATGGATTTGACCGTAATTATTGGTATCTTTATCATCGGTTATGTTGAAATTGCATTTAGAAAATTATCGGGTTGGGATTTGTGACCCATATCCTGAAGGAAAACGACATCGATCTGACGATGTAGGGCATATCGGGCAATATCTATTCGATGGACCTGGTGTGCGAGGGTGACGGGGAGCGTCTTGACGGTTCTCCGGAGCATGAGGAACTGTTCATGAGGATGGTCGAAGTCCTCGGACTCGATCCGGATCACCTCATCGACTGAAGAATCGAGCCATTCCGTGCAAAGTGCCAGCGTGAGCTATGGCGGAATCAGGGAAATTCAAAAAGATGTGCCGAATTCACGCCTGAATGGTGTTCGGCTAATCTGTATCGAAGAACATCAGGGATATCTTCAACGTCTTCGGAATGGAGCAGATGGAATCGGCCCTGATCGTTCTAGGATAATGTAACCCATACAATCTGCAGATTTAGGATTATGAAATTTATTTGAAAATTTCATGACTTATTCCGTTATTGTCACATAATTTGCAGTAGTATTCGTAATGGGACGGTTCCATCAGTGGACTGAACCAAACATGTTTGATGTTTTTGGGTTCGAGTTGCATATACCACCGATTTTTATCAGACTCATGTTGTAATTGTATAGCTGGGCGAACAATTCTGAATTCGTTTTCCCAACGATAAGACTCATCTTTGAAAAAAGGATCGAGAAAAGGTTCACAACCAATCAATCCTATTAGTTTTCCAATCGATTTAGCAGTCTTTTTTTCATGAGAATGGTAATCTCCGAACAATTCCTTGAAATGATTCATCACGTCTAATGGTTTAGTCACCTAGTTTCCGTAAACAACCTTTGATGCGAGATTACTAATCTTCTTATCGAATTGGACACAGATTCCCTTATTGCCTGCGTACTAATCCCACATTTTTGGGTCTTGATTAGTTGTGCATAAACAACAGACTCTAGAAACCTCACGAGCTTTATTCAAAAGTTGGGAATAATTGCCATAAGTATCTACAGTTTCTCTAATGGTTTCAGGCTTGTAACTTGACAATTCCAGGATATCTGATAAAATCTTTTTAGAATCTTCATCCACTGATAAATTAAGTAGATCTCTACACCATTGAAAACTCATGTCTTGTTTATCCTAAAATTTACTGGGTGGAGAAAAATTGAGTTTGCAGTCGCCTATTAGGTAACGAATGTAATCATCCTTATCTTTAACAAAATGATAAAGGCAATTGTTCTTTGTCTGAATACAGTTGCGAAGTTTAGTTACTTCTTGATTCCGATAAACATTGTTAAGTAAATTGGAAGGGTTGGTTTTAATAGATTTGATAAAGCTGTTGAATACAGGGGCAAATGTTGAGAAGCGTTTGTTTATAAGTTCTTTATTTTGCAATAGAATGCGTTGAATTTCATCACGCGGGCAATCTGTATCAACGTTTTCAGTAACCCATTTTACAGCTGAATTGAAGCCTATCGCATTATTGTCGATATCAAATTTTTCTTTAAACTTGAAAAATGAATTGATAAGCATTTTCTTTTCACTCACATACAAGATAGGATTGTTAGTATTACCCAATTTCTGACCGAATGTTCTAGACGGAGTTACGGAATTCGTTCTAATAATCTTGCTTGGTTTTATTTGTTAATGAATAATAAGAATACTCCGAGAGCTACAATTACACATTCTGTTAACACAGTCTTATCCTGGAGAATATGAACCGATGACGGGTAATAATAATCTCTATACCTTCGTTGGATAATACAAATACATGAAAGGTTCGTCGGATAATCTGATATTCTTCATGGATGAATCACAAAAAACCGACGTTTTTCAGATAAGGGATGGAAAACCTACATTTGATACTCATGATAATCTTTATTCTTTCATTGGTTTGTTTTGTGGATACCCTGTAGAGAAAGTCGACCAATACCGCAATTTGTTCATATTGTTCGAATCAAAATGGAAACCAAAATACAGCATCCCTCTTGATCAAGAATTTAAATCCACTGTCATTAAGAAAAAGAATTTTGAATACGGATTCGCATCTTTGAAGGGGAACGGCAAATTTTTTTATCATGATTTTTTAGAATTACTAGTCCGGATTAATCCGGTTATATCAATATCGTTCTCGAACAAGATAGAACTTTTACTTCGTAAGACGATTAGTAACATTAAACTCGAAAACAAGCGTAAAAACAACTTCTTTTACATTCTTAGTAAGTTTTTTTCCCTCTACGGAGATGGTGGTTTTTTTGACAAAGTTATTAAATATCCTGAAGAAGCGATATTTGAATTGTCTGAAAGGCTCAAACAAATCGCAAAACACGATGCTAGCGTACCCAGATTAGAGAAGAGAAATGACGCATTCTAGGGTGCGGCGTGCATATTGGATCAAGTTACTTTTGATATAACTCCAGTGAACCATTCTGCTTTCCCGTTTATTGTTCTCCCGGATGCATTAATACTCCTATTAGACGAACTAGGCATAAATCCGAAAGATGTGGATGTGGTAATCGATGGAGAGGAAGGCCTGTATACTTGTTTTGAGGGACGTTTTCATAACTCCAGTTTCGCAAACTCAAAAGAAGAACCGATGATTCGTATTTGCGATCATTTGGTGGGATTAATTTCCCGTATGTGCTACGCTTTGAGAAATGATCTAGGGAGGCGTGAAGCTTCACCAAATGCTAGTTTTGAGGAGAAAAATAGACTCCGTATCCTCAGATCTGAGTGGTTTGAGATAAGTGAGGACATATTCAATTTGTACAAGCAGACTTTTGTTGTACTTGTACAAAACAATCAGCACTATTGGACAACGCTGACTACTGCTCTTTCCGATGATTTGACGTATTTTATTACATTACTTGCTTATTTTCACTATATAGAGTCATATGATGAGTATATGAAGAAAACGTCTGTGGAACATTCGCGTTTGTTCGAACAATTTAGTATCGACTGCATGGAAAAAATCCCGGAACAACCTACTAATCCTCTCGAAGTACTCAAAAAGTATAACTCTCGAGTATGACGTGAATTCAGTACATCGGGCATGAATTATTTTTCGGTTTGAAAACATCGGTTTTCTTGCGTAATATCGGGTTAACCCCATACTAATTTTACGGAAGTCGGGAAAAAATAGATATTATTTGTAGGGGATTTCCAGAGTAACCTGGTCGTAAAAGATGATTATCTACCGTAACAAGCTGTCCGGTTTCTTCGAAGACGTCAACAAACGGTGCATCATAAATAAGATTGAAACTGCCATGGGCGAATACCATCTTGGATACAACCCAGACTCTGAAGAGAGGGCATGGATGGATTCAACCCGCAACATGAAGGAGGTCCTGGAAAAGGCGGGGCTTCCAGGCGATGTCGGCGTATTCATCGAATTCAACATCCCATTCACCGCCAGCAGGATCGACTTCGGTGTAACTGGTTTTGATAAGAACGATGTCCATTCTGCCGTCATAGTCGAACTCAAAGGGTGGTCATACGGTGTCAGGAAATCCGAGAGCGAGGGCATGGTCTATGCCGACTTCTATCGCCGCGATGTTCTGCACCCCTCCTACCAGGCTTGGAGCTATGCCAACTATCTCAGATACTTCAACAGCGAAGTCGTCGACGGACAGGTCCTGGTGACCCCCTGTGCGTACCTGTACAATTTCTCCCGTGATGCGGGATCCAAGGTTCTGAATGACCCGCAGTACGATTACTACACGCAGAAAGCCGAGGTATTCTACTACGAGGACATGGAATCTTTTTCAGATTTCATCAGGAATCACATTTCGAAACCGGACTCGCTTGCCACTTTGGAGAAGATAGAGAACGGGAAACTGACTGTGTCCTCCTCCCTTCAGAAATCGTTGAAGAGAGTACTTCACGAGAAGGATTTCTTCGCTCCCATGGACAGGCAGGTCGAAGTATACCAGAAGCTTCTGAGGGGTATCAGGGATTCGTATAATAACCGCATCAAAAGAGTATTCATCGTCAGAGGCGGACCGGGTACCGGAAAATCGGTTCTTGCATTGAAACTTCTGGCAGAACTCACAGGCGGATATGAGAACAAATTCACCGGGAATCATATAGCGATTCCCACGCTTTATGTGACAAAGACCTCGGCTCCCAGAGACATCTATTCCAAGGAACTGAAGGCTCTTTCCAAAGAGGTAGATGTTAAGTTCCTCTTCAAGGGTGCTTCGTCCTTTGTAGGGGCCGATAAGAACGAATATCCGGCCATACTGGTTGATGAGGCACACCGTTTGACTACCAGATCCTCGCAGTACATCAAAGGCGGTAAGAACCAGGTTATGGAGATTATCAATGCCGCTCTTGCCAGCGTGTTCTTCATCGACGAGGATCAGAATGTGTCCATGCAGGACATAGGCACCATAGATGAGATCGAGAAATGGGCGAACGAATTCGGAGCGGAGATTGTTACGAACGGATTGGTGCTTTCTACTCAGTTCAGGTGCAGTGGTTCTGGTTTATACATTGCGTGGCTGGATAACTTGTTAGGCATTAGAGAATCGAAGGATTTGAACCTGCTCGGAAAGCTGCCCTATGACATTTCGGTTGCGGACACGCCAGAAGATCTAATGAAGAAGATCGAACAGAAGAGATCTGAAGGTTTCGATGCACGCATCCTCGCTGGTTATTGCTGGGATTGGAACAGTCAAAACACCAAGGATGGTACTGATTTCAGTCTGGAAGGAATCGGGGAACAGAGGTGGAATACCGACTATTCCTGGGCCAATAACAGTAAGATGGCTGATGAGATTGGCTGTGTACATACTGGGCAGGGAATGGAATTCCAGTATGCAGGAGTAATCATCGGTAAAGATATGGTCTTCCGCAATGGCAAGATTGTTACCTGTCCGGAAGAGAATCATGATAAGGGTGCACTCGGTGGATGGAAAAAGGATCCTGCCAGAGCTGATAGGATTATTAGGAACATTTACCGCACCTTGATGACGCGTGGGATGGATGGATGCGTTGTGTATTGTTTGGATGAATCTTTGAGAGAACACATCAAGGAAAAGATTTCAGAAATTGCATATTGATCGTTAACAATACAAAACGATATTTCGTTGTATTGCATTTACGCCATTATGATAACTGTTGTTGGCGAATCGGATGCCATAAAACAAATGGATTTTTCTTCATTTATGAGGTTTGGAACAGCCGTACCAGTTGAAACGAGAGATTTCTTCGAGATTTCTAACTTCCGTCCAGGTCATCAAGAAAAAGTAGTTTTATTATTGAACGGCATAGAATATTCTGCCAATCTTCAAAGAGTTGATTCCTCGAGTAGGGTTACAAGATTGATGTGGAAAAAAGATCTCTGTGATCAATTCAATAAATTATTTCCGAATGCGGTCAAAAACAATAGTTATCCTGTTATGAATATCCATAAACGTAACTCACGGTATTATGAATTATCGTTTGAGAAACAGTTTGACGAAGAAGAAATCTCCGATTGTGATAATCACATCTCGTTTGCGACTAAGCATTTGCTCAATTATACATTTTCTGGGAAAAAGGGACATATTCCAATTAAAGCTGTGAAATCATACTTGGATTTCGATCCAGTTCTTGAATTTGAAAGAAAAACAGCCCATTTCGAAGGAAAATATATTGTTTTCCTACTATCTGCATTTTCTGATCAGGCAGGAATAATCGGTGTTTGGGATTGTGAACAGGAAACCTTGGTACATGTATCTGATGGTTCCTCTGTTTTAGAAGCTACAATATCTGATAATGAGGTGTGGGCATACATGGAAGTTTCATCTTTCGTTATGCCCTGTAGACGTATGGTTTCACATGTACGCTTTGGTGTAATGAATCCTCGTGACGGTGGAACTGTAATCAAATTTGGTATAATTGGGCCCTCAGAGGACTGAGTTCGATGGATAACCCGATAATAATACAACATAACTTTGACGCTAAACAGTTCTCAAAACTATTTGCGATGTATACCTATGGATGTAAGCCATATGATCATTGCAACAGA
The sequence above is a segment of the methanogenic archaeon ISO4-H5 genome. Coding sequences within it:
- a CDS encoding adhesin-like protein; this encodes MDKRFWHADGSTRFGVTRILPVVLIISALSIIGAITISSSEEVEAAGAEITSGDYKYVTTSSSTVKLLAPVSNTLSNATIPATINYLGTEFSVTAIEEKAFYNSSSLATISIPHTIKTIGKDAFASCKYVTSLYYDAPSLSGTDYGYRFGEIGQSATSMTVTFGPHVVSIPDEMFRYSFSYSPKTSKITTITFEGNVKSIGNYAFFYCNSIKNISLPDSVETIGNYAFTNCTSLTTLKMSAGVTSIGNNAFEVCSSLKSVSLPSSLLTIGERAFNKCSALTSITIPENVTSMGVGAFLDTKNISSVYYNARELNDFKSYPYIFGTNTGQPVGSKITLHIGEGVKKIPAQLCYGSERIQTAIIPASVQTIGESAFYDVSSLTTVYLYGVPTLNKSCFAVGTYGSNKTVTVYSICESGFLDSYKTSQTTIKYVQMPHVSLDLVGHDLSSIPDGWAIRDDCLLKYFSYGQSVTIPTIEAIGYTCTGLNTTPAATMPNYTLLYSTKWEIKSFSVTFDSNGGTGSQIPIKTEYNQNVILPSTTTFTKTGLTFGGWSTSKNGTPISTINKISSDTKVYAIWKVTITFDSNGGTGYRSPIVTNVGSSYWVGTTNNYFSAPPGKTFAGWSLSPSGKTVSSITPTENTIVYATWKSYQSGSTPTPTPSPSTTKVTITVKEKTFNGAVYVSYSNIHGGTVTGGGSYNPGQSVQLKAVAKDNYRFVKWEEDGNTSPTRTVTADQSKTYTAVFESWNEAAQEIEDAGKTLGMLTIAGGVAIVLFGALVLVALFRRH